The Rathayibacter caricis DSM 15933 genomic sequence GGAGTCGATGAACGACAGATGGTTGGCGGCGAGGATCACGCGGCCCGTCAGCGGAACGTTGTCGCGCCCCTCGACGATCGGGCGGTAGACCACGCGGCCGACCCCGCCGATCGCGAAGCGGGCGAACCTCGCCGAGAGGCCGATGCCGGGTGGGGTCGGCGCGTCGTGGTCGTCGTCGGTCCGCATCCGCCCGACAGTACCGGCGGTCGCATGCCCCGCCGGTCATGCGCGCGACCGGCGGGAGGGGAGGCTCAGCCGAGCTGCGCGAGCGCCTCCTCGATGACCGACATCGCGTCGTCGATGAGCTCCTCGCTGATGACGACGCTGGGCATGATGCGCAGGACGCTGTCCCAGCTGCCCGCGTCGAGCGGGATGACGCCGTTCGCGGTCGCGTGCTTCAGGACCGCGGTGAGCGCCTCCGGATTCTGCCTCTTGGTGCCGGGGTGGACGAGCTCGACGCCGAACATGGCGCCCTTGCCGCGCACCTCGCCGACGACCGGGAAGCGCTCGGCCCAGTCGCCGATGCGCGCCCACAGCGCGCGCTCCACGCGCTGCGCCTCCTCGAGCAGGCCCTCGGTCTCGATGGCCTCGAAGGTCGCGAGCGCCGCCGCCGTCGAGACGGGGTTGCCGCCGAAGGTGCCGCCGATGCCGCCGGGCTGCACGGCGTCCATGATCTCGGCGCGACCGGTGACGGCCGCGAGCGGGAAGCCGCCCGCGATGCCCTTGGCGGTCGTGATCAGGTCCGGCACGACTCCGTGGTGCTCGATGGAGTACCACGCGCCGGTGCGGGCGATGCCGGCCTGGATCTCGTCGGCGACGAAGACGATGCCGTTCTCGGTGCAGAACTCGGAGAGGCGCTGGAAGTAGCCGGGCGCCGGGATGATGATGCCGCCGTCGCCCTGGATGGGCTCGACGAACAGCGCCGCGAGCTCCTGCGCGCCGATGTGCGTGCGGATGTAGTCGATCGAGCGCTCGGCCGCCTCCTCGCCCGTCATGCCCTCGGGGTCGCGGAACGGGTAGCTGATCGGGAGGCTGTAGATCTCGCCGGGGAAGGGGCCCATGCCGGCGCGCTCGGGCCAGGGGCGGTAGGTCATCGCCATGGTGAGGTTCGTGCGGCCGTGGAAGGCGTGGTCGAGCGAGGCGATCGCGCGGCGGCCGGTGTACTTGCGGGCGATCTTCACGGCGTTCTCGACGGCCTCGGCGCCGGAGTTCACGAGGATCGAGCGCTTCTCGAAGTCGCCGGGGGTGATCTCGGCGAGCTTCTCGGCGACCCTGACGTAGTTCTCGTAGGGGGTCACCGTGAAGAGCGTGTGGGTGAGCTTCTCGGCCTGGGCGGCGGCCGCGGCGGCCACCGCGGGGTGCGCGTGACCGATGGTCGTGACTCCGATGCCGCAGCCGAGGTCGATGAGGCGGTTGCCGTCGACGTCGACCAGGACGGCGCCCGAGGCGTGGTCCATGTAGATGTTCGCCAGGGTGCCCGCACCGCGCGAGACGCTCGCGACGCGACGCTCCTGCAGGGCGATCGAGCGCGGGCCGGGGAGCTCGGTGACGAGCGCGCGGGACTGGGGGACCGAGAATTCACGCATGCCCCAATCGTAGGCGGCGCTCCTGCAGGGGCGCTCCGACGCTCCGCGCCCAGGTCGTCCAGAGGCGCGTGACGGACCATGGAGGCATTCCCGAACGTCGTCCGGCAGCACCGGACAGGAAAGGCACCCCGTGCGCAGAGCATTCGCGATCCTCGCCGTCGTCGGCGCGACCCTGGGCCTGACGGCCTGCACCGGCGGTGCGGAGGAGGCGGCGCCGAGCGCGTCGCCCACTCCGCTGACCTGCGTGTCGGAGGGGGACGCCTCGGCGGCCGTCGAGACGAGCGGCGACTTCGCGACGAAGCCGGTCACCGTCTTCCCCTCGCCGCTGAGCGTCGACGAGACCGAGCGCACGACCGCGATCGAGGGCACCGGCGACGAGGTCGAGGAGGGCGACACCGTCCTGGTCGACTACACCCTCTACAACGCGACGAGCGGAGCCGAGTTCTCGGCGAGCACCTACGCCTCCGGTGGCCGCGCCGCGTTCGCCGTCGACACCGACCAGTACCTCTCGGGCCTCGTGAAGGCCGTGAACTGCGCGACCGTCGGCTCCCGCGTCGTGGCCGTGGTGCCTCCGGCGGACGCCTTCGGCGACGCGGGCAGCGCCGACTTCGGCGTCGGGGCCGACGACTCGATCGTCATGGTGATCGACGTCGAGGCGATCGTCCCGACCACCGCGACCGGGGCTCCGCAGCCGCCGGTCGACGGCCTGCCCACCGTCGAGCTCGCCGAGGACGGCACCCCGACCGTCGCGATCCCCGAGACCGACCCGCCGACCGAGCTGCAGCTGGGCGTCTTGAAGAAGGGCGACGGCCAGGTGGTCGCCGACGGCGACAGCCTGATCGTGCAGTACCAGGGCACCGTCTGGGGCACCGGCGAGGTGTTCGACCAGAGCTGGGGGACCGGCACGCCCGCCTCCTTCGGCACCGGCGACGTGATCGAGGGCTTCAAGGCGGCGCTCGTCGGGCAGACCGTCGGTTCGCAGGTGCTCGTCGTGATCCCGCCCGCCCAGGGCTACGGAGAGGCGGGCAACGCGAACGCCGGCATCTCCGGCACCGACACCCTCGTCTTCGTGATCGACATCCTCGCGGTGAGCTGACCCGGGAGCAGCTCTGCGCGCCGTGCCAGGATGGGCGGATGCGCAGGGTCATCATCCTCGGCTCGACCGGGTCCATCGGCACGCAGGCCCTCGACGTCATCGGGGCGAACCGCGACCGCTTCGAGGTGGTCGGCCTCGCCGCCGGCTCCCACCGGGAGGCGGTGGCCGAGCAGGCCCGGGCGTTCGGCGTCGAGCACACCGCGTTCGGCGCGGACGAGGCGGAGCAGCTCGTCCGGAGCGTCGACGCCGACGTCGTGCTGAACGGAATCACCGGCTCGGTCGGGCTCGGACCGACCCTCGCCGCGCTCGAGGAGGGGCGGAGCCTCGCCCTGGCCAACAAGGAGTCGCTGATCGTCGGCGGCGAGCTGGTCACCTCGATCGCGGCCCCCGGGCAGATCGTGCCGGTCGACTCCGAGCACTCGGCGATCGCGCAGGCCCTTCTCGCGGGCGAGCACCGGGAGGTCCGCCGCCTGGTCCTCACCGCGTCCGGTGGGCCCTTCCGCGGGCGCGACCGCTCCTCCCTCCGGGACGTGACCCCCGCCGAGGCGCTCGCGCACCCGACCTGGGACATGGGACTCGTCGTCACGACGAACTCGTCGACGCTCGTCAACAAGGGCCTCGAGGTCATCGAGGCGCACCTGCTCTTCGACATCCCCTACGAGCGGATCGACGTGACCGTGCACCCCCAGTCGGTCGTGCACTCGATGGTCGAGTACGTCGACGGCTCGACGCTCGCCCAGGCGTCGCCGCCCGACATGCGGCTCCCGATCTCCCTCGGCCTCGACTGGCCGCACCGGGTCGCGGGCGTCGGCGCGCCGCTGGACTGGACCCGCGCGCACTCCTGGACCTTCGAGCCCCTCGACGAGGAGGCGTTCCCCTCCGTCCGCCTCGCCAAGAAGGTCGGCGTCGCCGGGGCGTCGTACCCGGCCGTCTTCAACGCGGCGAACGAGCAGGCGGTGCAGGCGTTCCACTTGGGCCGGATCGGCTACCTCGACATCCTCGCGACGGTGGAGGCCGTCGTCGACGCGCACTCCGTCGACGGGGCTCTGACTCGGGAGTCGCTCGCCGCGGCGGAGACCTGGGCGCGGCGCACGGCCGACGAGCGGATCGCGTCGGCCTGAGCGCGCGCGGTCAACTGCAGCGCGTGAGCGCGGCGACCGACGGCGAGAGCGTGCCCGAGCCGCCCAGGAGCGTGAACCGGTCGATTCCTTCCCGACGCGCGGAATCGAAGACCGCGGGGCGCACGCAGTCGTCGTCGGTCAGATAGGTCCGGACGCGAAGGGCGCTCGCGGCGGCGATCGCGCCGAGCGCGTCGGCGAACCCGTCCGAGCGAGCCAGGAAGGCGCGGTCGTTCAGCGGATCGCCGCGATTAGCCTCATTGACGGCGACGCTCGTGGCGATCCGGTCGCCGCCGGCCACACGTCGCACGTCGGTGCTCGTCTCCTCCGTTTCGAGCTCGCGGAGGATCCCGTCCGAGACCGCCGCGGCGCTGCCGATCACCTGGATGCCGAGAGGTGAGAGCCCAGTGGCGAGCTCGCGGGTCGGCTCGTCGAGACGGTCGCGGGCGCCGTCGACGAGGACGACCGGATCGCCGTCGATCCCCGCTACCGGCCCGACCGCCAGCGCGTCGGGGAAGTTGGTGCCTGTGGCGAGGAAGACGTTCTCGACCGGCCGACCGGCGAAGGCGTCCTCGACGACCAGGCGGGACGTCTCGTAGCGGTCGCGGCCGCCCAGCCGCTCGACGTCCGGTGCGAGCGTTTGAGCGCGCGCCTCGACGGCGGAGGACACGCTGAGGGGCGATCCGACGACGACGATGCGCTCGGGGGAGAGGCGGCGGATCTCGTCCTCGACCACGCCGGGCAGGGTCCGCGGGTCGGTAAGCAGGAGTGCGCCGTCCCCGACGGCGGCGGCCGGACCGGCGCTCAGGGCGTCCGGCCAGTTCGCTCCGCTGACGAGGTACACGACGGGCACGGGATCCGTGAAAGCGGATCGCGACACCTCCACCGCCGTCGCGTACCGGTCGGAGCCGGCGATCCGATCCGAGACGGTCTGCCAGGGTCGGAGCCTCAGATCGATGCCGGAGGTCGTCGAGCCTGCGCCCAGGCGCACAGTCGTGGCGCCCGCGAGAGTCGGGGAGTCCTTCCAATAGCGGTCGGAGAAAACCCGGTTCCAGTCGGTGCTGTCTTCGGCGCGGAGGACGTAGTCCCCCGCGGGGAGCGACTCGAGGGTGTAGGTGTCGTCGTCGCGGATGACGTTCGAAACCCGGCCCATGCTCTCCCAGGTGCCGGAGTCGGGATCCTGGAGCCAAGCGTCCACGCTCCCGCCCCTCGTGACGAGGCCCGAGACGACGGCACCGGGGCGCAGCTCGATCTCCACCCGATCGTCCTCGCCCGGGGAGAGGACGATCACCTGCGCCTGCGACGCGAGCGGAGTGTCGCCGAACCACGCCGCACCCCACGACGGAGCCGAGGCCCGGACCGTGAACGCGCCCGGCCGCAGGCCCGTCCAGGTCATCGTGTCGCCGAAGACGGAGGTCGAGGACCCGCTCCAGGGGCCGTCCGAGCCGACACCATCGGGGTCGGCACCGCGGAGCTCGAACGAGGTCATCGCCGGGCCGGACGCGGGTCGTCCGTCGACGTCGACGTACCGGACGGCGACCGTGAGCGTCGGCGGCTCGTCGAGGGGGGCAGCCGAGGCGGGTACGGGGGTCGAGAGCCCGGCGAGGACCGTCAGCGCTGCACCGAGTGCCGTCAGGCGCATCGTGCTCCCCACGTCAGCCACGGCACGGAGCGAGTGCGGCGACCTCGGGCCCGAGAGTCCCGAGGCCGCCCACGAGGACGAGAGTGTCGATCGCGCTGTGCCGCGCATTGCCTGGGATCGCTGCCCGCATGCAGTCCGAGCGGGTCAGGGCCACGTTCGCGCCCTTCGCGGCGGCGACGCTCGAGACGGCCAGAGCGTCGGCGAATCCCCCCTCGGTCACGACGTAGCGCATCTCGCTCGTCGTCGGGTACTCGCCGACGAGCCAGGAGCTCGTCTCGGAACGGTCGCGGCCGGCGATCCTGTCGATCGTCCACGGACCCTGCGCGAGCGAATCGAGGACGGACTGCCGGATCGACGGCTCTCCACCGAGGGCCACGAGGGTGCCGGGCGAGAGGTCCTCGAGGAGTCGCCGGGTCGGTGCGTCGGCCGTCGGCTGAGCGCCGTCCACGAGGAGCACCGCCTCGTGCCGTCGTCCTGCGATCGGTCCGACGCTGAGCGCGTCGGGGTAGTTCGTGCCCGTCGCGAGGAAGACCTGGGCGGTGCGATCGCGATCGAAGACGTCGTCGACGAGGAGGCGCGACGTGTCGTAGCGGTCCTTCCCTCCGATCCTCTGAGTCGGGGCTCCGGACGCCCGCGCGATCGCGTCGAGAACCGGTGCGCTGACCGTCAGTTCGGAGCCGACCACGACGACCCTCGTCGGACGCAGGCGGGTCAGCTCCGCTGCCACGGTCGAGGGCAGCGAGGCGGGGTCCGTGAGCAGGAGCGCACCCCCGAGCGCCGACGCGGCGGGGCCCGCGCTCAGGGCATCGGGCCAGGTCGCCCCGCTGGCCACGTACACGACGGGCAGGCCGGGCTCGAACTCCGAGGCCGTGAGGCGCACCGCGGTGTCGTACCGGTCACGGCCGTCGATGCGAGGAAGGGCCCACTTCCACGGTGGAAGGACGAAGGACACGCCGGTCGATTCGGCTCCCGCGACGACGTCGACGAGTGCGGCGCCGTCGGAGGAAGAGGCGCCCGACCACCACTCGTCGCCGTAGGCCGGTTCCGCCGTCCACTGGTGAGCGCGGAGTGCGTAGCGGCCGGGGGCGAGATGCTCGAGCCGGAAGGACGGGTCGTCCTGGACCGAGAAGTCGACCGACGCGCTGGTGCTCATCCGCTCCCAGCCTCCCGTCGCCGGATCCTGCAAATAGGGCGTGATGGCGATGTCGGGGCGCTGGGCGGGCAGTGCTCCCGAGAACCGCGCGGTCCCCGAGACGGATCCCCCCGGTCGCAGCACGATGTCGGCGGTCTCCGTGCTGGCGGAGACGACGGTGGCCGCGCTCCGCGCGGACGCGCCGCCGTACCAGCCGGGGGCGACCTCCGCGGCCTCGGCGCGGAGCACGTAGCTCCCCTCGGCGAGTCCGTTCAGCGCGAAGCCCCCTGTGCCGTACGACTCGGCGACCACATCACCGTGCAGAGAGAAGGCGCGCACGGTCACGCGCTCGAAGGGGAGGACCGCTCCGGTCGGGCCGATCACCCGAACCTCGCCGGAGATGCTGATCTCGGCGGGTTGCGCGGCCGCAGCGCTCAGCGGAGTCGCGAGGATCGCGAGCAGGACTGCTCCAGCGGCCGCGAGTGTCGGCAGTCTTTTCATGTCGCTCCTTCGAGGAGGGCGACCGTTCGCCCATCGCACTCTAGGCGGGCGCCTCCGCGGACCGCATCACCGGTCGCGCCCCCCCGTTCGGACTGCTCCGCGGTGAGCGCCCGCGGATGGCCCGACTCATCGGGATCGTGCAGGCGCACCCCAGCGTGCACGCGCCGCTCCGGCCTACAGTGATGCGGTGGAATCCGTGCTGCTCTTCGTCCTCGGCGTCGTCATCATCGCCGTGGGCGTCGCCCTCTCGATCGCCCTGCACGAGGTGGGGCACCTCGTGCCGGCCAAGCTCTTCGGGGTGAAGGTCACTCAGTACATGATCGGCTTCGGCAGGACGATCTACTCGCGCCGCCGCGGCGAGACCGAGTACGGGATCAAGGCCCTGCCGCTCGGCGGCTACATCGCGATGATCGGCATGTACCCGCCGAAGCACCCCGGCGACCGGGTCGCGGAGTCGAGCACCGGCTTCTTCAACGGGCTGAATGGCAACGAGTCCGCACCCGAACCGCGACGCGGCGCCTACTCGACGATGATCGACGAGGCGCGGGCCGCCAGCGCCGAGACCATCGGCGAGGGGGAGGAGCACCGCGCCTTCTACCGCCTCCCGGTCTGGAAGCGGGTGATCGTGATGTTCGGCGGCCCCTTCATGAACCTCCTCATCGCGACCGTCCTCTTCACCGTCCTGCTGTGCGGCATCGGAGTGGCCCAGAACACCTCGACGATCTCCACCGTCTCGCAGTGCGTCGTCCCCGCCTCCCAGTCCAGCGCGGAGACCTGCTCGCCCGACGACCCGCTGGCTCCGGGCGCCGCGGCGGGGCTCCTTCCGGGCGACCGGATCGTCTCGATCGACGGCACCGCGGTCTCCTCCTGGGACGACCTGACCCCGATCATCCGCGAGTCGGCCGGCACGCCCCTCGCCGTGGAGATCGACCGGGACGGCACGAGCCTCACCCTCTCGATCACCCCGGCCGAGAACGAGGTGGCGGTGGTGGACGACGCGGGCAGCCCCGTGCTCGACTCCTCGGGAGCCGTCCGGACGCAGACCGTCGGCTTCATCGGCATCTCGCCCGCGCAGGCGCTGGTCCAGCAGCCGATCACCGCCGTGCCGGAGACGGTCGGGCAGAACGTCGCGAGTGTCGCCGGCGTGATCCTCAACCTGCCGCAGCGGCTGCTCGACGTGGCGCAGGCGGCCTTCGGCCCGGAGGAGCGCGATGCGAACGGGCCGATCAGCGTCGTCGGCGTCGGCCGCATCGCCGGCGAGATCGCCGCCTCCGACCAGCTGCCCGTGGTGTCGAAGGTGCAGACCATGGTGGGCGTGCTCGCCTCGCTCAACGTGGCGCTGTTCGTCTTCAACCTCGTCCCGCTGCTCCCGATGGACGGCGGTCACATCGCCGGAGCCCTCTGGGAGGGGCTGCGCCGACGCATCGCGAAGCTCTTCGGGAAGCGCGACCCGGGCCCGGTGGACATCGCGAAGCTGCTGCCGCTGACCTACGCGGTCGTGCTGCTGCTGGGCGGGATGAGCGCCCTGCTCATCTACGCCGACATCGTGAAGCCGATACGGCTGTTCTGATTCGCACGCCGGTCCCTGCCCGGCGTGCCGCGGTCGGCTCTCCGAGGTGGCTGGGTTCTCGGGAGCGTCCTGCGTACGGCTAGGACGGATCGCTCGCACGCGATCCGTCCGTTCGCCTCGCCTGCGGCGACGGCAGGCCACTGGCGGCGTGCCGCGGTCGGCCTCGCAGGGTGGTTGCGTTGCCAGGAGCGTCGTGCGGTCGGCTAGGTCGGATCGCTGGCACGCGATCCGTCCGTTCACCTCGGCGACGGCGAAGGATCTTCTCGGGCGGCTCGGGGCGGGTGGCTCTGTCCGCTGAGCGCCTCGGGAGTCGGGCGGCGGCTGGGAAGACGCGGCGAGCGGACGGAGCGTCGGGCGGCGCGCGTACGATGGGCGGGTGCCAGCAGTGAATCTGGGTCTTCCCAAGGTGCCCATGACCCTCGCCCCCCGCCGCAAGTCCCGCCAGATCAAGGTCGGGAAGGTGCTCGTGGGTGGTGACGCCCAGGTCAGTGTGCAGTCGATGTGCACGACCCCGACGACGAACATCAACGCGACGCTCCAGCAGATCGCCGAGCTCACGGCCTCGGGCTGCGACATCGTGCGGGTCGCCGTGCCGAGCCGCGACGATGCGGAGGCGCTGCCGATCATCGCGAAGAAGAGCCAGATCCCGGTGATCGCCGACATCCACTTCCAGCCCAACTACGTCTACGCGGCGATCGACGCCGGGTGCGCCGCGGTCCGCGTGAATCCGGGCAACATCCGCAAGTTCGACGACCAGGTCGGCAAGATCGCCGCCGCCGCGAAGGCCGCGGGCGTCTCGATCCGCATCGGCGTCAACGCCGGCTCGCTCGAGCCGAGCCTGCTGCAGAAGTACGGCAAGCCCACCCCGGAGGCCCTCGTCGAGAGCGCCGTCTGGGAGGCGAGCCTCTTCGAGGAGCACGACTTCCACGACTTCAAGATCTCGGTCAAGCACAACGACCCCGTCGTCATGGTGAAGGCCTACCGCCTGCTCGCCGAGCGCGGCGACTGGCCGTTGCACCTCGGCGTGACGGAGGCGGGCCCCGAGTTCCAGGGCACGATCAAGTCGGCCACGGCGTTCGGCATCCTCCTCGGCGAGGGCATCGGCGACACCATCCGCGTGTCGCTGTCCGCTCCGCCCGCGCAGGAGGTCAAGGTCGGTCTGCAGATCCTGCAGTCGCTCAACCTCCGCGAGCGCAAGCTCGAGATCGTGTCGTGCCCGAGCTGCGGTCGCGCCCAGGTCGACGTCTACACGCTCGCGAACGACGTCACGGCCGGCCTCGAGGGCATGAGCGTGCCGCTGCGCGTCGCCGTGATGGGCTGCGTCGTGAACGGGCCCGGTGAGGCCCGAGAGGCCGACCTCGGCGTCGCCTCCGGCAACGGCAAGGGCCAGATCTTCGTCAAGGGCGAGGTCATCAAGACCGTCCCCGAGGCCGAGATCGTGAAGACGCTCATCGAGGAGGCCAACCGCCTGGCCGCCGAGATGCCCGCGGACGACACCTCGACCGGCGCCCCGGTCGTCACCGTCGGCGCCAACTGAGTCGGAGCGGGGCGCGATCGTCGTGGTCCGCCCCGTCCTCCGCCTCGCGCTCACCGTCGTCGTCGCGACCCTCGCCGCGGCCGGCGTCGCCTCGCTCCGTCCGGCCGCGGCCGCTGGCATCGACGGCTGCACCGACCGCCGCACCGCCGCGGATCCGTTCGGCTGCGACCGCTGGGTGCTGACGGCCGCGTCGGGGGAGGGGCCCTACTCCGCCTGGGTGGAGGACGCGCGGGTCCGACTGCGCACGGAGCGCGTGGACGGCTATGAGACCCTCGTGATCGGCACCGAGTGCTCGAGCGTCGTCGCTCCGTTCACGATCGACGCGGGCGTGCTGGCGCCGGAGGAGCCGCCCGTCTGGACGGACGGCTGCGGCGAGCAGCCCGGCCCCGCCGAGAACCGCCTGCTGGCCCTCCTCTCGGCCCCGGTCGAGATCGGCGGGACCTCGGAGGACGTCGTCCTGGACGGGGTCGGCGGGAGCCTGGTCTTCTCGCGGATCCCCGACTGACGGCGCCACCCGGCGCGCGGGCTCCGGATAGGATCGTCCCTCGTGGTTACCCGTCTGTCGCACCTGTTCGTCCGCACCCTCCGAGAGGATCCCTCGGACGCCGAGGTCGCGAGCCACCGCCTCCTCGTGCGCGCGGGCTACATCCGCCGCCAGGCCCCGGGCGTCTTCGCCTGGCTGCCGCTCGGCCTCCGGGTGAAGCGCCGCATCGAGCGGATCATCCACGAGGAGATGGAGGCGGCCGGCGCCCAGGAGGTGCACTTCCCCGCGCTCCTGCCGCGCGAGCCCTACGAGGCGAGCGGACGCTGGACCGAGTACGGCGACGGAGTGTTCCGTCTGAAGGACCGCAAGGATGCTGACTACATGCTGGCGCCCACCCACGAGGAGTTCTTCACCCTCCTGGTCAAGGACCTCTACTCCTCCTACAAGGACCTGCCCCTGTCGATCTACCAGATCCAGGACAAGTACCGCGACGAGGCCCGTCCCCGCGCCGGCCTCCTGCGCGGACGCGAGTTCACCATGAAGGACGCGTACTCCTTCGACCACACCGACGCGGGCCTCGATGCGAGCTACCAGCTGCAGCGCGACGCCTACGAGCGGATCTTCGCCCGCCTCGGCCTCGAGTACGTGATCGTGCAGGCCGACGCGGGCGCCATGGGCGGCTCGCGGAGCGAGGAGTTCCTGCACCCGACCCCCGTGGGCGAGGACACCTTCGTCCGCTCCGACGGCGGCTACGCCGCGAACGTCGAGGCGTACCGCACCCCCGTGCCCGAAGCCCGTCCCCTCGAGGGTCTGCCCGAGGCGCGCGTCTTCGACTCGCCCGACACCCCCACGATCCAGACGCTGGTCGACCTGGCGAACGACCGCGAGCCCCGCGCCGACGGCCGAGCCTGGACCGCGGCCGACACACTGAAGAACGTGGTGCTCGCGCTCACCGCCCTCGACGGGAGCCGCGAGCTCGTCATCGTGGGCCTGCCGGGTGACCGCGACATCGACCTCAAGCGCGCGGAGGTCGCCTTCGCGCCCGCCGAGGTCGAGGCGGCCACAGAGGCCGACTTCGCGAAGCACCCCGGTCTCATCAAGGGCTACATCGGCCCCTGGTCGCCCGAGGGCGCGGTGCTCGGCGAGGAGTCGGCCACCGGCGTGCGCTACCTGCTCGACCCCCGCGTGGTCGACGGCACCGCCTGGATCACCGGGGCGAACATCCCGGGGAAGCACGTCCTCGACCTCGTCGCCGGGCGCGACTTCACCGCCGACGGCGTCGTCGAGGTCGCGGACGTCCGCGCCGGCGATCCCGCTCCGGACGGCTCCGGCCCGATCGAGACGGCGCGCGGCATGGAGATCGGCCACGTGTTCCAGCTCGGCCGCAAGTACGCCGAGGTCCTGGGCCTGAAGGTCCTGGACGAGAACGGCAAGCTCGTCACCGTGACGATGGGCTCCTACGGCATCGGCGTCACGCGGATCCTCGCCGTCATCGCCGAGAGCAACCACGACGACCGCGGCCTGATCTGGCCCGAGAACGTCGCTCCGTTCGACGTGCACGTGATCGCGACCGGCAAGGACGCGGCTGCCCTCGCCCTCGCGGAGTCGGTCGGCGCCTCGCTCGAGAGCGCCGGGCGCGACGTGCTGATCGACGACCGGCCCAAGGTGTCGCCGGGAGTGAAGTTCGGCGACGCCGAGCTGATCGGCGTGCCCGTGATCGTGATCGCCGGTCGCAGTGCGGCCGAGGGGATCGTCGAGCTCTGGGACCGCCGGACGGGGGAGCGCGAGCAGCTCCCCGTCGCCGAGGCGCTCGCACGCCTCGGAGCCTGACGGGTTCCCCTCTCCGGCCCCGGGTGCTCGACGCCGTGGTCCGCTAAGATCAATGGTCCCGACGCGCGGACCGGCTCCCGACGGAGCCGGCGCACCGCCGGCGTCGGGCGAGACTTCGACGTGGTCGCACTGTGCGACGCCAAGTGAATAGAGAGAAAGGCCCGCCGTGGACATCGACCTGAGCGTTCTGCGCCTCCTGGAGCGCGAGCGCGAGATCCCCTTCGAGGAACTCGTGCAGATCATCGAGCAGGCGATCCTCACCGCCTACCTCAAGCACATCGGGCAGGCGGACGACGCCGACAAGGCCACCGCCGTGGACGCCCGCGTGCACCTCGACCGCAAGACCGGCCACGTGTCGGTCTTCGTCCCCGAGATCGACGAGGAGGGGGCCGTGATCGGCGAGTCCGAGGACTCGCCGCGCGACTTCGGCCGCATCGCCGCCTTCGCCGCGAAGCAGGTCATCAACCAGCGCCTGCGCGACATCGGCGACGAGAAGGTCCTCGGCGAGTTCAAGGGCCGGGAGGGCGACATCGTCGCGGGCGTCATCCAGCAGGGCCCGAACCCCAAGATGATCCACGTGGACCTCGGCTCGATCGAGGCGATCCTCGCTCCCGAGGAGCAGGTCCCGGGGGAGGACTACAGCCACGGGCGCCGGATCCGCGTCTACGTCACCAGCGTCAGCCGCGGCCAGAAGGGCCCCTCGGTCCAGGTCTCGCGCACGCACCCGTCGCTCGTGCGGAAGCTCTTCGCGCTCGAGGTGCCCGAGATCGCCTCCGGTGTCGTCGAGATCGTGTCGCTCGCCCGCGAGGCGGGGCACCGCACCAAGATCGCGGTCCGCGCGACCGAGCCCGGAGTGAACGCCAAGGGCGCCTGCATCGGCGAGCTCGGACAGCGCGTCCGCGCGGTCACCGCGGAGCTGAACAACGAGAAGATCGACATCGTCGACTACTCCTCCGACCTGCCCACCTTCGTCGCCAGCGCGCTGTCGCCGGCGAAGGTGACCAGCGCGTTCGTGATCGACCAGAGCCTCAAGGCCGTGCGTGCGCTCGTCCCCGACTACCAGCTCTCGCTCGCCATCGGCAAGGAGGGTCAGAACGCGCGACTCGCCGCGAAGCTGACCGGAGCGAAGATCGACATCCAGCCCGATTCGGTGATGGACGGGGAGTGATCCCCGAGCATCGGCCGTGCGGGGAAGCGCTCCCGCGGACGAGGGAGTAGAGTGGAACCCGTCAGAACGTGCGTCGGCTGCCGTCTGCGCGCCCCCCGGGCCTCTCTTCTGAGGCTCGTCCTCCACTCGAACTCCCTCGCGGTCGATCCGCGCGCGGTTCGTGCTGGGCGGGGAGCGTGGCTGCACGACACGTACGA encodes the following:
- the gabT gene encoding 4-aminobutyrate--2-oxoglutarate transaminase codes for the protein MREFSVPQSRALVTELPGPRSIALQERRVASVSRGAGTLANIYMDHASGAVLVDVDGNRLIDLGCGIGVTTIGHAHPAVAAAAAAQAEKLTHTLFTVTPYENYVRVAEKLAEITPGDFEKRSILVNSGAEAVENAVKIARKYTGRRAIASLDHAFHGRTNLTMAMTYRPWPERAGMGPFPGEIYSLPISYPFRDPEGMTGEEAAERSIDYIRTHIGAQELAALFVEPIQGDGGIIIPAPGYFQRLSEFCTENGIVFVADEIQAGIARTGAWYSIEHHGVVPDLITTAKGIAGGFPLAAVTGRAEIMDAVQPGGIGGTFGGNPVSTAAALATFEAIETEGLLEEAQRVERALWARIGDWAERFPVVGEVRGKGAMFGVELVHPGTKRQNPEALTAVLKHATANGVIPLDAGSWDSVLRIMPSVVISEELIDDAMSVIEEALAQLG
- a CDS encoding FKBP-type peptidyl-prolyl cis-trans isomerase; this translates as MRRAFAILAVVGATLGLTACTGGAEEAAPSASPTPLTCVSEGDASAAVETSGDFATKPVTVFPSPLSVDETERTTAIEGTGDEVEEGDTVLVDYTLYNATSGAEFSASTYASGGRAAFAVDTDQYLSGLVKAVNCATVGSRVVAVVPPADAFGDAGSADFGVGADDSIVMVIDVEAIVPTTATGAPQPPVDGLPTVELAEDGTPTVAIPETDPPTELQLGVLKKGDGQVVADGDSLIVQYQGTVWGTGEVFDQSWGTGTPASFGTGDVIEGFKAALVGQTVGSQVLVVIPPAQGYGEAGNANAGISGTDTLVFVIDILAVS
- a CDS encoding 1-deoxy-D-xylulose-5-phosphate reductoisomerase, giving the protein MRRVIILGSTGSIGTQALDVIGANRDRFEVVGLAAGSHREAVAEQARAFGVEHTAFGADEAEQLVRSVDADVVLNGITGSVGLGPTLAALEEGRSLALANKESLIVGGELVTSIAAPGQIVPVDSEHSAIAQALLAGEHREVRRLVLTASGGPFRGRDRSSLRDVTPAEALAHPTWDMGLVVTTNSSTLVNKGLEVIEAHLLFDIPYERIDVTVHPQSVVHSMVEYVDGSTLAQASPPDMRLPISLGLDWPHRVAGVGAPLDWTRAHSWTFEPLDEEAFPSVRLAKKVGVAGASYPAVFNAANEQAVQAFHLGRIGYLDILATVEAVVDAHSVDGALTRESLAAAETWARRTADERIASA
- a CDS encoding cell wall-binding repeat-containing protein, coding for MADVGSTMRLTALGAALTVLAGLSTPVPASAAPLDEPPTLTVAVRYVDVDGRPASGPAMTSFELRGADPDGVGSDGPWSGSSTSVFGDTMTWTGLRPGAFTVRASAPSWGAAWFGDTPLASQAQVIVLSPGEDDRVEIELRPGAVVSGLVTRGGSVDAWLQDPDSGTWESMGRVSNVIRDDDTYTLESLPAGDYVLRAEDSTDWNRVFSDRYWKDSPTLAGATTVRLGAGSTTSGIDLRLRPWQTVSDRIAGSDRYATAVEVSRSAFTDPVPVVYLVSGANWPDALSAGPAAAVGDGALLLTDPRTLPGVVEDEIRRLSPERIVVVGSPLSVSSAVEARAQTLAPDVERLGGRDRYETSRLVVEDAFAGRPVENVFLATGTNFPDALAVGPVAGIDGDPVVLVDGARDRLDEPTRELATGLSPLGIQVIGSAAAVSDGILRELETEETSTDVRRVAGGDRIATSVAVNEANRGDPLNDRAFLARSDGFADALGAIAAASALRVRTYLTDDDCVRPAVFDSARREGIDRFTLLGGSGTLSPSVAALTRCS